The genomic interval GAACCTCACCCGGCGCGGCTCCGATCGAACCTGGGGGGCGGAATCGGTCATATGGGGCGGGGTTCTTCAGTCATCGTGCTGGCTGCAACCGCTGACCTCAGCACCTTGTCTTCATCGTCATGACGCCTAGGCGAAGGCCACGATCACTGAACGAACGGGAACTGCGGTTGTGGAGGGTCGGCCGGGCTCTCACCCTCACGTTCGTCGCCGCGGTCCTGGTCGCGAGCGGCGTCTTCTACGGCTTGGTAGTCCTGCTGGACGTCCAGCAGATCGACAGCACCACGAAGCTCGACGCGAAGACGCTCCTCGACTTGGTGAAGCTCTCCTTCGGTGTGGTCGCCGGGGCCGGTGCGCTCGTTGCCCTGGTCGTCGCCTACCGCCGCCAGCGCGTCGACGAAGCCGGCGCCCACCGCGAAGCCACCCGGCTCCACACCGAGCGCTTCTCCCAGGCCGTCGACAAACTCGGCTCCGATTCCCCAGCCGTTCGGCTCGGTGGTGTCCACGCGCTGGCCGGCCTGGCCGACGACGCCCCCACACAAGACCTGCGCCAGACCTGCATCGACGTCCTGTGCGCCTACCTCCGCCTACCCTTCTCCCCTGATCCCGGCGACTTGCCCGATACCTTTCCCGACGGGGCTTCACCCTCCGAGGAACAACGCGATACTCATCAGGACAAGAAGAACAAGTACCTCGCACTGCGTGAGGTCCGGCATACGATCTTGCGTCCTATCGGAGACCACTACCGCATCCCCAAGGGCGCTCACCGCTCGTGGCAGGGTTGCAACCTCGACCTCACCGGGATCGTCATCGACGGTGGTCTGAACTTCGTCGGCGCGACGTTCTCCAGCGGCATCGTGGAATTCTCCGGCGCGACGTTCTCCAGCGGCGACGTGAGCTTCGATTTCGTGGACTTCTCCAACGGCTACGTGGTCTTCGAGCAGGCGGAGTTCTCCGGCAGCAACGTGAGCTTCCAGGGAGGACCAACTACTGGCCCTCCTCCGATACAGCTCCTCGCAGCAATCGGTACTCCGGTGCCATCCGAGGTTCGCCTGCCCGACCATTGGCTTCCTCCTGGTCCATAAAAACGGGGGGGCGAAATCGGCCGTCTACGCCCACTCTGGCCGGTTCGATGACCCGAGCACACGTACACGGCCGGTAGCCGCGCAGTCCAATCAGGTTCCCTGCGTTTACGCCTCCCCCTTTCGCACCTCCTTCGCACCGTACGAGACACAGGCGAGTGTCTGGAGAACCGTCGAACTTCGGCTCGTACCACCAGCCCGGCCCGCGCGGCAGCACCGGCACCGCCCTGGCCAGCGCCACCCTGATCGGGAACTCCACACCCCGAGCCTGCGGGCACGGACACACCGAGGCGCGGCAGGCATTCCAGGCGGCCTACCCGCGCAGCGCCTCAGTGCGCCCGCCGAACGCACCACCGGCGTGTAGTACATCGAGCGGTCCACTCGGTGGACGATGCCCGGCATCGTCACCACAGCCAGGCACTGGAGTGCCGCACCCGAGACAGGGCGCGGGCGTCGCGGCGGGCGGCCGCGTTGCCGATCCGGCTCTGCCGGGACCGGGGCCTGCGGGACTCTCCGGCCGCGAGGCGGCGCTTCCCGGCGTCCTGGAGCCGCCGCCGCTGCTTGTGCAGCTCCAGCTTCTCCGCCGCCTTCGACTTGTGCTTTCGGGGCCGCTTCCAAACCGGCTGCCATCCCAGGTCCTCGTCGAGCTCGGGCTCCTGGTCCTCGTCGAGCGCGGCGGTCATCTCCTCACTCGCTGCGCGGGCTCGGGCGAGGGCGTCCTTGAATCCCGGGATCTGCGGGTTCTCCGGTGTGGTCATGCGAGTCCTCCAGTGGGTGTCCGGCCCGGCGCCTGCTGTACGCCGGGTGGCGGTGTGTGCGACGGGGAGGGCGTCGGCGGGGTGGGGTGCGGCCGGGGGCGGTGGGCGACGGCGCGCTCCCGCACGCCGTCCTGGAGCCTGACGGCCATCTTGGCGACGGCCTCGATCGTGGCGCGGGTCTGCTCCAGCGCGGCAACATCGGTCCCCTGCTGCTCCTGGGCGCGGCCGGCCTTCCGGTCCGTACGCGAGAGCCGCGGGCCGGACCTTGAGGCGCCGGGCACGGCGACGGTGTGCGGGCGGGTGCGGGAGCCCAGGCGCTCCGAGCGGCGCACCGCGTGAACCCGGGCGGCGAGCGCTCCGGCGGCCAGCCGGGCCCGCGCGTAGAGGGGAAGCATCCGGTTGCGGGTCAGCGGGCGCAGCACGGCCTGGCCGTCGGTGTCGTGCGGGTACAGGGCGTGCAGGTCGGCGGTCATCGCCAGGC from Streptomyces sp. NBC_00654 carries:
- a CDS encoding pentapeptide repeat-containing protein, with amino-acid sequence MWRVGRALTLTFVAAVLVASGVFYGLVVLLDVQQIDSTTKLDAKTLLDLVKLSFGVVAGAGALVALVVAYRRQRVDEAGAHREATRLHTERFSQAVDKLGSDSPAVRLGGVHALAGLADDAPTQDLRQTCIDVLCAYLRLPFSPDPGDLPDTFPDGASPSEEQRDTHQDKKNKYLALREVRHTILRPIGDHYRIPKGAHRSWQGCNLDLTGIVIDGGLNFVGATFSSGIVEFSGATFSSGDVSFDFVDFSNGYVVFEQAEFSGSNVSFQGGPTTGPPPIQLLAAIGTPVPSEVRLPDHWLPPGP